In a single window of the Acinetobacter sp. CS-2 genome:
- a CDS encoding phosphatidate cytidylyltransferase, whose translation MLERIITALVLVAVVLSCMFATQSQYPMFMLMIVAAGVAGYEWFKLMPRKNKNLIKPLAWVYGFATAALATLALYFNDIALLLWAASIICWICSIFWVKSYPNYDGWYNSSLKIIGFILVSAAVTAIFSVWHSSPWWLMYLFLLVWGADSGAYFVGRKLGKKKLAPDVSPNKSVEGLYGGIFTAMLIVVAVEILYLDLTLAQHILFLILSVITVFSSVLGDLFESMIKRRAGIKDSGRILPGHGGVLDRIDSLLAAAPIFAAGMYVLKLIGVDL comes from the coding sequence ATGTTAGAGCGGATTATAACCGCATTGGTATTGGTAGCAGTTGTACTGAGTTGTATGTTTGCTACACAGTCTCAGTATCCAATGTTTATGCTGATGATTGTTGCAGCAGGGGTTGCAGGGTATGAGTGGTTTAAGCTTATGCCAAGAAAGAATAAAAATCTTATTAAGCCCTTAGCTTGGGTTTATGGATTTGCTACTGCCGCTTTAGCAACTTTAGCATTATATTTTAATGATATTGCTCTGCTACTTTGGGCAGCTTCCATTATTTGCTGGATCTGCAGTATTTTTTGGGTTAAATCGTATCCAAACTATGATGGATGGTACAATTCCAGCTTAAAGATTATCGGATTTATTTTAGTTTCTGCTGCAGTCACCGCAATTTTCTCTGTATGGCATAGCTCGCCATGGTGGCTCATGTACCTGTTTTTACTGGTATGGGGTGCAGATAGCGGTGCTTATTTTGTTGGGCGTAAACTGGGCAAGAAAAAACTTGCTCCAGATGTTAGTCCAAATAAATCAGTAGAGGGTTTATATGGTGGTATTTTTACTGCCATGCTGATTGTGGTAGCGGTAGAAATCCTTTATTTGGATTTAACTCTGGCACAGCATATCTTGTTTTTAATTTTATCTGTGATTACCGTATTTAGTTCGGTTCTGGGCGACCTGTTTGAATCCATGATTAAACGTCGTGCTGGAATTAAAGACTCGGGTCGTATTCTGCCAGGACATGGTGGGGTGCTTGACCGTATTGATTCATTGCTTGCTGCTGCTCCAATTTTTGCTGCAGGCATGTATGTTTTGAAACTTATTGGTGTAGATTTATAG
- the ispC gene encoding 1-deoxy-D-xylulose-5-phosphate reductoisomerase — protein MSQSVCILGVTGSIGQSTLKILQQHPEKYSVFAVTAHSRILELVAICKQYRPKVVVVPSSRVKELQQYFHDHSLTDIEILTDEAGLIAVAEHADVDVVMAAIVGAAGLLPTLAAVKAGKRVLLANKEALVMSGDLMMQAARDYQAELLPVDSEHNAIFQCLPAGYFQAERNGQPKQGVSRILLTASGGPFLNHSREQLLNVTPAQACKHPNWSMGQKISVDSATLMNKGLELIEACHLFAISEQFVTVVVHPQSIIHSMVQYVDGSTLAQMGNPDMCTPIAHALAWPERIQTHVPALDLFVNQQLDFQEPDTLRFPALKLARQAMQSGGLAPAILNAANEIAVAAFLKSAIGFTEIPQVVEQTLNQVEGGAAESIERILQVDRMARSAAQQIVINKGS, from the coding sequence ATGTCACAATCTGTTTGTATATTAGGTGTAACGGGTTCAATTGGTCAAAGTACCTTAAAAATTCTGCAACAGCATCCTGAAAAGTATTCTGTTTTTGCAGTCACGGCGCATAGCAGAATTTTAGAACTCGTTGCAATATGCAAACAATATCGGCCAAAAGTCGTGGTCGTTCCTTCTAGTCGTGTTAAAGAATTACAGCAATATTTTCATGATCATTCTTTAACAGATATTGAAATTCTGACTGATGAAGCGGGTTTGATTGCTGTTGCTGAACATGCAGATGTCGATGTGGTTATGGCAGCTATTGTAGGTGCTGCGGGCTTATTGCCGACCTTGGCTGCAGTTAAAGCCGGTAAGCGTGTCTTGCTGGCCAACAAAGAAGCACTGGTGATGTCGGGTGATCTTATGATGCAGGCAGCACGTGATTATCAGGCTGAATTGCTTCCAGTCGATTCTGAGCATAATGCGATTTTTCAATGTTTGCCTGCCGGTTATTTTCAGGCAGAGCGCAATGGGCAACCTAAACAGGGGGTGTCGCGCATTCTGCTCACCGCATCGGGTGGTCCATTTTTAAACCATAGTCGGGAGCAACTGCTAAATGTGACTCCTGCACAGGCATGCAAGCATCCTAACTGGTCTATGGGTCAGAAAATTTCAGTTGATTCGGCAACTTTAATGAATAAAGGACTGGAGCTGATCGAAGCCTGCCATCTCTTTGCAATTTCAGAACAGTTTGTAACAGTGGTGGTACATCCACAGAGTATCATTCATTCTATGGTTCAATATGTGGATGGGTCGACTTTGGCACAAATGGGCAATCCTGATATGTGTACGCCAATCGCGCATGCACTTGCATGGCCAGAGCGTATTCAAACCCATGTGCCTGCACTCGACCTTTTTGTCAATCAGCAACTCGATTTTCAGGAACCTGATACACTGCGTTTTCCGGCATTAAAGCTTGCACGTCAAGCCATGCAGAGCGGTGGTTTAGCTCCTGCAATTCTAAATGCTGCCAATGAGATTGCTGTTGCTGCCTTTTTGAAAAGTGCCATTGGCTTTACAGAAATTCCTCAGGTAGTCGAACAGACTTTAAATCAGGTTGAAGGGGGCGCTGCAGAGTCGATTGAGCGTATTTTACAAGTCGATCGAATGGCTCGATCTGCTGCCCAGCAAATTGTCATCAATAAAGGAAGCTAA